GGAATCTATCGATACCTGTTCACGCTGAGCTCTAAGGTTGTTTTGTGCAGCCGATATGGCAGGATTATTACCTAAAGCATAGTCTATATAATCCTGAAGTGTAGTTCCAACAGGTGATTGGTAAGGTTCAGTACCGGTACTGCTTTCCCCAAAAACGCGGGGAGTTAGCAGCATTGTAAAAAGCAGCAGCAAAGCTACTAATGTTCTACGTAGATTAGACATACTTGTCTCCTTTACCCGTATTAGTTGATTACAAAGAGAATGCAACCATTACTGTTGCATCTTTCAACATTCATTGAGTAAACACAAGTAGTATTAAATCAGCAGAACCGGAGTTGAAGGCGGGAGTTGAAACTGAAGTGTCAGTTCGAAGTTTATATGTTTATTGTTTAATGTATAGACATTGGAAACATAGTCATGGAACAAAATAGGTGTATAATATTCACCTATATGTTCCATGTATCTTGATATTTCCGTGTTACCTCTGGATGAGCTCTGCTGTGAAACGCAAGCATTGCAGTTGCTGCGCTCTTCACACGAGGTGTCTTGATGCGATTGCGCTGTATTCATGCAACATGCATGACCAGCAAACTCACCATGAGTTTGTGTGCATTTAGATTCAGAAGTATAGATACTTGAACCTGAATCACAATAGGCTGCAAAAGACTGCACAAGCAGCACGAGTATAAGCACAAAGGACAGCGACAATACTCTCCCCGCAAATCTCTTATTTCTACCTGTGTTCATCCCTTTTTCCAATCTCTATTGGTCTTCTTTGGATTCGATCAATTCTACACTCTGCCCTAATTCTTCGAGAAGCCCTATATGTTTATTGAAATTTTCTTCAACTTCTTCAATGCAACCAGCACAGCATACATAAATCCGTTTACCATCTTTTTCTACATAAAGCTCCTCATTTATCTCCCCACCCATTACAGTGCAGGTTCTTTGAGGAATTAGTATTTCTTTTAACTGCTCGTTTTCGTTTGCATTCTCCTTTTGAGCAGCGTGAAGAGAACATGCAGATGCCGATGCTGTAAAGATCAATATTAGTAGCGATGTGATCAATGGTGCCATATCACCCTCCTTTTTTATGTGTATTCACAGATAACTAGTTTTAAATAGTATTCAGCACTTCGTCCAACGATTCTATAAGATCCTCCGGATGCTCAAGCCCCACAGAAAGTCGTATAAGATCTGGAGTAAGCCCACCTGCTGCCTGCTGCTCCTCGGTAAGCTGAGAATGACTTGTGCTTGCCGGATGAAGTATAAGACTCTTGGCATCCCCTACATTAGCCAGATGAGAGAAAAGTTTAATATTATCTATGACCTTGACTCCGGCATCATAGCCTCCCTTTACACCAAACACTACCATGCCGCCAAAACCCTTCTTTAGGTATTTGCTTGCAAGCGAGTATGACGGATCACCTTTAAGCCCCGGATATCGCACCCATGATACCGCTTTATGCGACTTCAAAAATTTGGCAACCTCAAGGGCATTTGAACTGTGCCGCTCCATACGTACCGGCAGGGTTTCAAGCCCCTGAATGAATATCCAGGAATTATCGGGTGATATACATCCACCAAGATTACGCAAAGGAACAGTGCGTAAACGAAGTGCAAAAGCAATCGGTGCAAGAGGTTCGGGCAGATCAGTAGCCCAGTGAAGCCCATGGTAATTTTTGTCGGCCTGCGTAAAGAGCGGATGCCGACCACTGTTCCAGTTAAAACGACCCGAGTCGGTTACTATCCCCCCTATCGCAGCACCATGACCACCCATCCACTTGGTTAATGAGTTTATCACTATATCGGCTCCATGCTCAATGGCCCTGAAAAGATAGGGAGTGGTAAACGTACCATCTACAATGAGTGGGATATTATGCTCATGGGCGACTTTTGCGATTGCCTCTATGTCGGTGAAATCAAGAACCGGGTTCCCGATTGTCTCTACAAAAAAGGCCCGGGTCTTATCCGTTACAGCCTTTTTGAAGCTGTCAGTATCCTTTTGATCCACAAATGTTGTTGTAATACCAAGCTCAGGCAGTATGGCATCAAACATGGTATAGGTCCCACCGTAAAGATTGGTTGCCGAAACGATCTCATCGCCTGAAGCTGCCAGAGTAACAATGGTGTTAAATATCGCAGAAGTACCCGAAGCCAGTGCCACTGACGCAGCTCCACCTTCAAGCTCAGTCACTCTCTGCTCAAGAACAGCCTGAGTCGGGTTCATCATTCTTGAATAAATATTACCCAATTCTTTAAGAGCAAACAGATTGGCAGCGTGTTCGGTGTTTTTAAAGGTAAAAGAAGTAGTTCTGTAAACAGGAACCCCTCTTGACATGGTTTCATCTATCGGCTGCCCTGCATGGAGTGCCTTCGTTTCAATTCTGTACTGCTTTTCTGAGCCCATACTCTAACTCCTCCTGTTTAGGCAATATCTATTATCATTTTTTTTTTTTAAGCCTGCTCATACAGCCACGTGCTCAAATACCTCTCACCTGCATCGGGTAATATAACCACAATAAGCTTTCCCTCATTCTCTTCTCTTTTAGCCACCTCAATGGCAGCCCATAGTGCCGCACCGGAAGAAATCCCCACAAGCAATCCTTCCTGACGGGCAGCGGCTCGTGCCGTTGCACCAGCATCAACCTCATCAACCTGTAGTATTTCATCAATAAGTTCAGTTTTAAGAACATCCGGAACAAATCCCGCCCCTATGCCCTGAATTTTGTGAGGGCCGGGTTTTCCGCCCGAAAGCACCGGTGAACCAACCGGCTCCACTGCTATGGCCTTAAATGATGGTTTTCGGCTCTTTATCACCTCTGATACTCCGGTTATTGTTCCTCCGGTCCCAACTCCCGCTATCAGTATATCTACCTTGCCGTCTGTATCCCGCCAGATCTCCTCTGCGGTAGTAATCTTGTGAATCTCTGGATTGGCGGGGTTGCTAAACTGCTGGAGCACAATTGATTCAGGTATCTCATCATTTAGCTCTTTTGCTTTGGCAATGGCACCTTTCATGCCCTTAAACCCCTCGGTTAGTACCAGTTCAGCGCCCAGGGCCTTTAGAAGTTTACGCCGCTCAACGGACATAGTATCAGGCATGGTTAAAATTAACCGGTACCCTTTTGATGCTGCAATATACGCCAAAGCTATACCAGTGTTACCACTTGTAGGTTCAATCAAAACGGTACCCTGCTTTATGACTCCACGCTTCTCAGCATCCTCTATCATTGCCAGCCCGATTCTGTCTTTAACACTGGAAAGGGGATTAAACAATTCAAGTTTACCGGCTATCTTTGCCCTTCCCTCAGTATTTAGCCTGTTTATCGACACCAGCGGGGTATTTCCAACCAATTTTCCAATCGATTCGGCAATTTTCATAAATAGGTACCCCTCTCACTTTGTTTGTTCCTACATAAAGCTTTAATAAGCTAAGTTAAATCCCTTTGTTTGGACCACAAAAATCACGCCGTTCAGAGTGGCCCACACTTAAATATATCATTGTTGATCGGTTTGGTCAACATTTAATTGCATAGTCACCCATTTTGGTGAAATATGAGCGATGAATCTTGAAGCAGGAAAAGATATATAGGTTTGCTGTTTTATTCCTGTTCCTGTCTTTAATTCCTAATTCCGGATTCTTTTTAAAGATGCGCCCGGAAACTTGTTTGACCCGTGTAAGCGTGTACCACGTTGGGTGCAGTCCATCCAAACGATTCCTTATGAGTTCGCATACCGGGCTCATAAGTAGGGTTTGATTTATTGTAGTGCTTTTATTTTTTTTAGGGCAAAGACTAAAGTTATCTGAGATGTTGTTGGGACTTTTTTTATCTGAATACGGAGGTGAATATGGGTTTTATAACCTGGGCAAACTCGATAGTAAAAACATTTACTATTACAGATATCTTTTTAATAGAACTAAGTTCTTTGGCGTTTGGGATACTGCTTGCATCATTATTCCCATCGCTAACAGCAATAAAAATTTGGTGGATTGCGATAATAGTTATTGCATTGGCTATCAAACCATTGCATAAGGTGTATAGCAGTTCCCGAAACAAAAGTACAATATAAATGCCAATAACTACCGGAGCCATTTTGAAAGGAACGACCATATGCCCGAATTCATTTCTGCGATCCTTACTGCAACTGTTTTGGTCCTGCTTGGCTACCTTATTAAGCATAAGCAGTGGGCCTTTCTAATCTCAGGTTACAACACCTCTTCAAAGCAAAAGAAAGAAGAGTACGACAAGGAAGCGTTATGTAACGGAACCGGTGGATTACTTTTTGTATTGGCGGCAGTTTTATTGCTGTCTTCGATAGGCTATCTATTTACGATAAGATGGATTCCCACTGCTGGTTGGATAGTATTTACATTGATAATTATCGGGTTTTTAGTATATGCAAATACCGGAAACAGGTATAAGAAAAGAAGCGAATAGAAAGAAAGTCACCAGGCAGCCATTTTAAACCCATCCTTTATATCGCGAATTTTCGCTCGTTAGTGAAAACCACTGTCACCCAATGGTCCCCTTCATACTTCTCATTAATTTTTGCAATGATCTCTTTGCGAATACTGTCCTGTTCCCGAATAGAAAGATCTATATTCTTTTTCCCGACAATAAAATCAACTTCCAGCCACAGGTTCTGGCGTGGTTTGGTCACTCTGGTAAATGATTCCTGAAATCGCCAGGCATTCTGAATATCGTTGATTACCCTATCTACATAAGCACTGCTTTCGTCGGTTGGACGCATATCAAGGAGTGACCGTAATGCTTTCCTGATTTCCTTGATAGGCCATTCGACAAAGTAAACACCTAAAACTATCATCATCACAGGATCAATGTAGGGTTGATAAGGAGCCAATGCTGGCACAAAGGTAAATCCATAGGCAATCAGAAACCCTATAAGAACCCCTAAAGAGACGATTGAATCTAAATACCACTCTGCTGCTTCGGTTCGTATAAGATTGGATTTTAATTTTTTGTTGGTTCTTATTAGAATCATGTACATCATTAAACAAAAAAGGAAGGCAAATATGGCGTACAGAAGACCCGCTCCCACATCAATCTCACGACCTCCCTGAAAAATAGCTACAATCGCGGCTATCAATGAGCCTATGAGAAGGGCAATAAGGGCAATGTATTTGGTCAGTACCACTAACGGTTCAATTGTATCCTTCCCAAACGGGAATCGCCTCCAATCGGATTTTTTCATGTAGCGAAATGCAAAAAGGCTAAAAAAGGATAAAAGTACACTAATAACAGAATAGAGGCCATCAAATATTATGACCTGCGAGCGTAATAAAACGCCTAAAAAAAACGCTATCAGCGCAAAAGATAAGGCTCCATAAGAAGATGCTTTCAAATACTTCTCTTCTTTTATGCTTTTGGGAACCTTTTTTTCCTCATCCATCTCCATAGTTTGGTCTCCATCAACGCAATGTTACTCTTTCTACCCTCACCCGATAAGAAAATCTAATTCTATGAATTGATTATTCACACTACACCTGCTGCAGTGGTGAGAAGGCTGGCGCGCGTTCCTTTCCACCACTCTTTCAGTACTCCTGTCCCTCAGCTTACTGCTGCACTCTTAAGAGAGAGAGAGAGAGAATAGATAGCTCCCCAAGGCAAACAGCTCGCTGCTGTATCTATAAGGGAAATTTTCGCGTGTGGTACGATATGGTGGTGGTCACATAATTCAAACAATTTTCACCCAACCATCCTGGCGAGTTCTGGTTTTTTGTCTCTCAGTTCTATTGTTCAGCATACTCGTCACTCCTTCTCCCATTATAATACCGCCAGTGTAAGTAAACAGCCCCTATCAGAAATAGTAAAGTAATCAAACTACCCTCCAGGCCAAAGTTACCACCAGAAACAAGCTGGTGCCCCGTTCTTTCTATCTCTATAACTGCGGGACTAAAGTCCATACCAGACACTTCAAAACCGTATATATGACCTTGAAACAGATTCCAGGTAAAATGAATGCCAATCGGCACCCATAAGCCGCCGGTTACTTCTCTGCTGACACCAAACAAAATACCAGCAATAAATAAAACAATCAGTGGTATCGGATTTTGCATAATATCAGGATTTCCGATATGGAGTAAAGAAAAAAGGAGAGAGCCGGCAATGATTGCAGCTTTTACGCCAAAATGTTTTTTTAAAATCCCCTGCAGATAACCTCTGAGCAGTAATTCCTCTGAAATAGCGACCAGCAAAAACAAAATTATCCCCAGTCCTATGTTTTTTAAAACCTCTGAGTTAAATGACACATTTGCGACCCTTACCCCTCCAAGTAACCACACAAAAAGAAAGGGTACAGTGATTAAGAAAATACCCCAAACAGAGCCCTCAACTCCTTTTGTCATTAAGCGATTCTCTTTCCATCCCATAGAGAAATCATCTTTAAACATAGTATACACGATGAAGACAGCAGGAATAACTGCGACACTACTATATATCAAACTAAGAAAGAAGTCAGGTCCTACAGCCATCGTCTCAAACCCTGTAACGCCTAAAGTTATAGCTGACAATAAGGCAATACCTTGTGATAAAAAAACGGTAACTATAACTATCACCAGTAGTCTGGCAAGTATACCTGAAACAATTTTAGCATTTTTCATTTACTGCACTCTCCTGTTCTACTGGTTTGCGGTAGAAACCAGCAGGTGTTATTCAAGTATCGTGCCAAAAAGCATCTTTTTTCAGCGAAGATATAAAAGTAGCTGTAGCGATGTTGTTTTGAAAACGGCGAACAGTAGCTTCATTTTTTGTTTCGGTGGCTAATGAATTTCGCTCAGTTGCGGTAAAATTGTAACATTAGCAGGTATAGCGGACCAGATATTGTGGGCAGTGTAACCTGTTTCCTATACAGGTTGTTGGTGTCTGTTTATTCGCCACTGACATATATTGCGTTTCAATCCATAATGAATATTTTCTTTATCGTAATAACTATAAATTTATATCAAATTTGGTGGTACTTTTTTTGGTTTTCTGGTAGATATATTCTATTTTGGAATAAAGTTTGTTATATTTGTATTTAGTATTGATAATTTTTTCCAATATAGAATAATAATAGATCGCACACGTAATACTTTTATGAGAAGGAGTTCTCATAACTTTGCCTTGGGAGACGAAAATACACGAAACATATCCCGGAAAAAGGGATAAAAAGCTCTTTAAAAAACACTATCAGGAAGTAACTATTGTTTTGAATAATTTAAAAACCTATAAAGAGCTTTTGGAATCTGGAGAACATCCAGATTCCTTAAAAAATTGCTTTCTTTTGTGCATGATGAAAAAAAGGTTTATATGCTATTGACCAAAGACCTCCTGTAAAAGGATTTCAGCTACGGCTTTATATTTATCCGGTTATTGGTTATAAAACATTACACATACTGACGATTGGTGACAAGAATACTCAGAGTAGTGATATACAAGTATCTTATAAAAAAATTGAGGAGCTAAATAATGGATAAAACGATTTCTGAACTTAGCGAAGCTCTTGGATTTAACAAAACCGAACAAGAAAAAATAAGCAAGGCCATAGATAATCGATCATTGAGTCGCTATCTAACAATTTTGCGAGTAAAAAAAGGTTTAACTCAGGGTGCTATGGCAAAAAAAATGGGGGTTTCTCAATCTAACATTTCTAAGCTGGAACATTCTACTAATGATAGAATTACAATAACAGATGTGAATAACTATGTACATACTTTAGGTTATGAATTGAAACTAGTCATCGGAAAACCAAAACCTTTAACAACGCAAATACAATATGCTTACTATCATCTTGTTTCGTTATGCAAAGCATTAGGAAAAACAGAACGTAATGACCAAAAAATACTTAAAGGATTGGCTGAGTTTGAAAAAGTTGCGGCTCATTATATGGCGAAACTTGCATTTATGTTTCTGGAAAGTAGTGAATCTAAATACAACAAATTACAACAACACTCGCAACCTGAAATATGTATCGAAGAAGAGTCTTTAGATTCTGAAGACACTAAATTAGATACTGAACATCTAATCTGTTCTGACAAATAGTATTTACAATGTAGCCACAAAGAAAAAACTTAATTGAACGCTGATAACATCTGACTGGTACTGTTGGATAAAAGGAGTACCGTTTTTCGCTCAGTTGCGGTAAAATTGTAACATTAGCAGGTATATCGGGCCAGAAATTGGAGTCTGTTGTTTAAACAATTAATACAACCCTTCCACCCAAAAACCTAAATGCCCAGGATACCGCTTGCCCTCTCATCCAGATACATTTTCAACCCGCGGGGAATCCTGTCTATCATACCTGAACTCCTCCACACCTCGGGGCTCTCCATGCACATATAGAGCGTTATATCGGGGTAGTGCTTTTCAAATTCATCTTTCATGGCCCGGTAGAAACTAACCCTGCAGGGGCGGGGGTAGCGAAGCTTACCATCTATTCCGGTAATCATTTCAGCGGCAAAAAGCGAGAGGTGCTTACCACTTTTCTTTAGGTGATGTTTTAGTGCGGGCATACTCCTGAAGCCCCCCATACTGCACCAGGCTATTTTTTGCGGGTTCTTTATATGCGAAAATAGCATTCGAACTACTTCCCTGTACTCTTTTTCCCAACCATCATACCAGATCATAGGGTCAAAGTGAAAAGCCAGATTAAACCCCATCTCTTCACATTTGCGGGCAGCCCGAAGCCGCTCTTCAATAGAAGCGGTACCCTCCTCAAGCTTTGAGACCATCGATTGGGTGTTTA
This Chitinispirillales bacterium ANBcel5 DNA region includes the following protein-coding sequences:
- a CDS encoding cation diffusion facilitator family transporter produces the protein MEMDEEKKVPKSIKEEKYLKASSYGALSFALIAFFLGVLLRSQVIIFDGLYSVISVLLSFFSLFAFRYMKKSDWRRFPFGKDTIEPLVVLTKYIALIALLIGSLIAAIVAIFQGGREIDVGAGLLYAIFAFLFCLMMYMILIRTNKKLKSNLIRTEAAEWYLDSIVSLGVLIGFLIAYGFTFVPALAPYQPYIDPVMMIVLGVYFVEWPIKEIRKALRSLLDMRPTDESSAYVDRVINDIQNAWRFQESFTRVTKPRQNLWLEVDFIVGKKNIDLSIREQDSIRKEIIAKINEKYEGDHWVTVVFTNERKFAI
- a CDS encoding DUF3784 domain-containing protein, whose protein sequence is MPEFISAILTATVLVLLGYLIKHKQWAFLISGYNTSSKQKKEEYDKEALCNGTGGLLFVLAAVLLLSSIGYLFTIRWIPTAGWIVFTLIIIGFLVYANTGNRYKKRSE
- the cysK gene encoding cysteine synthase A; this translates as MKIAESIGKLVGNTPLVSINRLNTEGRAKIAGKLELFNPLSSVKDRIGLAMIEDAEKRGVIKQGTVLIEPTSGNTGIALAYIAASKGYRLILTMPDTMSVERRKLLKALGAELVLTEGFKGMKGAIAKAKELNDEIPESIVLQQFSNPANPEIHKITTAEEIWRDTDGKVDILIAGVGTGGTITGVSEVIKSRKPSFKAIAVEPVGSPVLSGGKPGPHKIQGIGAGFVPDVLKTELIDEILQVDEVDAGATARAAARQEGLLVGISSGAALWAAIEVAKREENEGKLIVVILPDAGERYLSTWLYEQA
- a CDS encoding radical SAM protein, coding for MNSKRQKLVSDRNKGEFWKPCPGTTGGYLCCGYQIITPLTGCGMYCNYCILQVYLEHQHQTVYENFNDLENELKTKLKQNNSVLRFGTGEFADSLYLENTLGVSKKVAALLEPYKNVLIEFKTKSTNIDTLGEIKTPRKVVIGFSLNTQSMVSKLEEGTASIEERLRAARKCEEMGFNLAFHFDPMIWYDGWEKEYREVVRMLFSHIKNPQKIAWCSMGGFRSMPALKHHLKKSGKHLSLFAAEMITGIDGKLRYPRPCRVSFYRAMKDEFEKHYPDITLYMCMESPEVWRSSGMIDRIPRGLKMYLDERASGILGI
- a CDS encoding XRE family transcriptional regulator, giving the protein MDKTISELSEALGFNKTEQEKISKAIDNRSLSRYLTILRVKKGLTQGAMAKKMGVSQSNISKLEHSTNDRITITDVNNYVHTLGYELKLVIGKPKPLTTQIQYAYYHLVSLCKALGKTERNDQKILKGLAEFEKVAAHYMAKLAFMFLESSESKYNKLQQHSQPEICIEEESLDSEDTKLDTEHLICSDK
- a CDS encoding type II CAAX endopeptidase family protein, whose amino-acid sequence is MKNAKIVSGILARLLVIVIVTVFLSQGIALLSAITLGVTGFETMAVGPDFFLSLIYSSVAVIPAVFIVYTMFKDDFSMGWKENRLMTKGVEGSVWGIFLITVPFLFVWLLGGVRVANVSFNSEVLKNIGLGIILFLLVAISEELLLRGYLQGILKKHFGVKAAIIAGSLLFSLLHIGNPDIMQNPIPLIVLFIAGILFGVSREVTGGLWVPIGIHFTWNLFQGHIYGFEVSGMDFSPAVIEIERTGHQLVSGGNFGLEGSLITLLFLIGAVYLHWRYYNGRRSDEYAEQ
- a CDS encoding O-acetylhomoserine aminocarboxypropyltransferase/cysteine synthase produces the protein MGSEKQYRIETKALHAGQPIDETMSRGVPVYRTTSFTFKNTEHAANLFALKELGNIYSRMMNPTQAVLEQRVTELEGGAASVALASGTSAIFNTIVTLAASGDEIVSATNLYGGTYTMFDAILPELGITTTFVDQKDTDSFKKAVTDKTRAFFVETIGNPVLDFTDIEAIAKVAHEHNIPLIVDGTFTTPYLFRAIEHGADIVINSLTKWMGGHGAAIGGIVTDSGRFNWNSGRHPLFTQADKNYHGLHWATDLPEPLAPIAFALRLRTVPLRNLGGCISPDNSWIFIQGLETLPVRMERHSSNALEVAKFLKSHKAVSWVRYPGLKGDPSYSLASKYLKKGFGGMVVFGVKGGYDAGVKVIDNIKLFSHLANVGDAKSLILHPASTSHSQLTEEQQAAGGLTPDLIRLSVGLEHPEDLIESLDEVLNTI